A genomic segment from Sorangium aterium encodes:
- the pgeF gene encoding peptidoglycan editing factor PgeF, producing MTVKIDAPGTAEALESPLLAAAGFSHAFFTRRGGVSAPPWDTLSFAIALGDDPAAVRENLERAARRLGIPAARLYFLSQVHGVEARVLTGEEDRDDVVREVGDVTLSHVPGVGCGVRSADCAPILLADRRTGAVAAVHSGWRGTVRRVVVEAARALRSLAGPGAELVAAIGPHIEACCFEVGDDVAADLAACSSAGAAAVVRGAPGARPHVDVRRILKAQLTEVGLDATSVEDVPGCTACDPARFFSYRRDGQRSGRLLSVIVAGRTVIG from the coding sequence ATGACCGTAAAAATTGACGCCCCCGGGACCGCCGAGGCGCTCGAGAGCCCGCTCCTCGCCGCCGCCGGCTTCTCGCACGCCTTCTTCACCCGGCGCGGCGGCGTCAGCGCCCCCCCGTGGGACACCCTGAGCTTCGCCATCGCCCTCGGCGACGATCCCGCCGCCGTCCGGGAGAACCTGGAGCGCGCCGCGCGGCGCCTCGGCATCCCGGCGGCCCGGCTCTATTTCCTCAGCCAGGTCCACGGCGTCGAGGCGCGGGTCCTCACCGGTGAGGAGGATCGCGACGACGTCGTCCGCGAGGTCGGGGACGTGACCCTCTCGCACGTGCCCGGCGTCGGCTGCGGTGTCCGCAGCGCCGACTGCGCCCCGATCCTCCTCGCCGATCGCCGGACCGGCGCCGTCGCCGCGGTCCACAGCGGCTGGCGTGGGACCGTCCGCCGGGTCGTGGTCGAGGCGGCCCGCGCGCTCCGCTCGCTCGCCGGCCCCGGCGCGGAGCTCGTCGCGGCCATCGGCCCGCACATCGAGGCCTGCTGCTTCGAGGTCGGCGACGACGTCGCCGCCGATCTCGCCGCGTGCTCCAGCGCGGGCGCCGCCGCCGTCGTCCGCGGGGCGCCCGGCGCGCGCCCGCACGTCGACGTCCGCCGCATCCTCAAGGCCCAGCTCACCGAGGTCGGCCTGGACGCAACCTCGGTCGAGGACGTCCCTGGCTGCACGGCGTGTGACCCCGCCCGCTTCTTCTCGTACCGGCGCGACGGACAGCGCAGCGGCCGCCTGCTCTCCGTCATCGTCGCCGGCCGTACCGTCATCGGCTAG
- a CDS encoding PBP1A family penicillin-binding protein: MRQASDPLRQASDPLRQASDPLRQASDPLRRASDPLRQASDSLRQASDPLRRASDPLRQASDPLRQASEPPARRSGPPGRGSEPPERISGATRPSSAPHLEGAQRPPSQPEGAPPQERGPGIATWAKRIGIALAALLVLAAATIALVIRHYEADLPSTHELKDYRPPQVTRILARDGTRLGEVFTERRTVVRIGEIPSQVKLAALAAEDAGFYEHAGLNYLGMLRALAVNLRSTRARQGASTITQQVVKNVLLTPDRTFNRKAREIILARKIEQELTKDEILELYLNKIYFGHGRYGVEEASRYYFGKSVRDVTLAEAALLVAVVKGPSVYSPRVNLERAVARRDFVLDQMQRKAFADEIQVAQAKQEPVVLAVETESLAELAPEVVAEAQRLLRELVGPAAQQGGYTISTTIDPAMQAAARASVRKNLDAYAKRHKLLGPLARSKKEPPAFEGTPAGHKVFRGVVTGADDARGTLSMRVGTLEGTVTLRGAQRYNPNGLPPSKFADVDKVVRVSLIGPAPEPVVEAAAAGQEEDEDAAGEAGRAAPAGKPGKPAAPAPLRLELGPEGALVAIDVRTREIVALVGGYEAVRGGLDRATFARRQPGSTFKAFVYGYGIHARTLTPATILDTDPLAIAGYKPQNYDESEGESPARLREAVAHSVNVAAVSALSRVGASNVVAFAGALGVQSKLGADLSLALGAYEVTPREMAAAYASIAAGGVHEQPVLITKIVGPGGVEIPLPPRPPGHRVMEEAEAYVLTSVLTSVVQSGTAKQARSLGRPIAGKTGTTNQAKDTWFVGYSTDIACAVWTGYDDAAPLGNGEVGATAALPAFVDFMKQAHAKRPAADFPVPSGVVRVKIDPRTGLLAREGQEDAIEEVFVAGTEPTEEAQVPETDAGAEPADGGAPAEPQGTAPAPGEEPRPVEPGVAPAPVESEHAPEPGPLPAGETAPPPF; the protein is encoded by the coding sequence GTGCGTCAAGCATCGGATCCGCTGCGTCAGGCGTCGGACCCGCTGCGTCAGGCGTCGGACCCGCTGCGTCAGGCGTCGGATCCGCTGCGCCGAGCGTCGGATCCGCTGCGTCAGGCGTCGGACTCGCTGCGTCAGGCGTCGGATCCGCTGCGCCGAGCGTCGGATCCGCTGCGTCAGGCATCGGATCCGCTGCGTCAGGCGTCAGAGCCACCCGCGCGGCGGTCGGGGCCGCCGGGGCGAGGGAGCGAGCCGCCTGAGCGCATCAGCGGCGCAACGCGGCCGTCGAGCGCGCCGCACCTCGAGGGCGCGCAGCGCCCGCCCAGCCAGCCGGAAGGCGCGCCCCCGCAGGAGAGAGGCCCCGGGATCGCGACGTGGGCGAAGCGCATCGGGATCGCGCTCGCGGCGCTGCTCGTGCTCGCCGCCGCCACGATCGCGCTCGTCATCCGGCACTACGAGGCGGATCTCCCCTCGACCCATGAGCTCAAGGACTACCGGCCCCCGCAGGTGACGCGCATCCTCGCGCGCGACGGGACGCGCCTCGGCGAGGTCTTCACCGAGCGGCGCACCGTGGTGCGCATCGGCGAGATCCCGAGCCAGGTGAAGCTGGCCGCGCTCGCCGCCGAGGACGCGGGCTTCTACGAGCACGCGGGGCTGAACTACCTCGGCATGCTCCGCGCCCTCGCGGTGAACCTCCGCTCGACCCGGGCCCGGCAGGGCGCGAGCACCATCACGCAGCAGGTCGTGAAGAACGTCCTGCTCACGCCGGACCGGACCTTCAACCGCAAGGCGCGCGAGATCATCCTCGCCCGGAAGATCGAGCAGGAGCTCACCAAGGACGAGATCCTGGAGCTCTACCTCAACAAGATCTACTTCGGCCACGGCCGCTACGGGGTCGAGGAGGCGAGCCGCTACTACTTCGGGAAGAGCGTGCGCGACGTGACGCTCGCCGAGGCCGCGCTGCTCGTCGCCGTCGTGAAGGGGCCGTCGGTGTACTCGCCGCGGGTGAACCTCGAGCGCGCCGTGGCGCGGCGGGACTTCGTGCTCGATCAGATGCAGCGCAAGGCCTTCGCGGACGAGATCCAGGTGGCGCAAGCGAAGCAGGAGCCGGTCGTGCTCGCCGTCGAGACCGAATCGCTCGCCGAGCTCGCGCCCGAGGTGGTCGCCGAGGCGCAGCGCCTGCTGCGCGAGCTCGTCGGGCCCGCCGCGCAGCAGGGCGGCTACACGATCTCGACCACGATCGATCCGGCGATGCAGGCGGCGGCGCGCGCGTCCGTCCGCAAGAACCTCGACGCCTACGCGAAGCGGCACAAGCTGCTCGGCCCGCTCGCGCGGAGCAAGAAAGAGCCGCCCGCCTTCGAGGGGACGCCCGCCGGACACAAGGTCTTCCGGGGAGTCGTGACGGGCGCCGACGACGCCCGAGGGACGCTCTCGATGCGCGTGGGCACGCTGGAAGGCACGGTCACGCTCCGCGGCGCGCAGCGGTACAACCCGAACGGGCTCCCGCCGAGCAAGTTTGCCGACGTCGACAAGGTCGTGCGCGTCAGCCTGATCGGCCCCGCGCCGGAGCCGGTCGTCGAAGCGGCCGCCGCAGGCCAGGAAGAGGACGAGGACGCCGCCGGAGAGGCAGGGCGCGCCGCGCCCGCGGGCAAACCGGGGAAGCCCGCGGCCCCGGCGCCGCTGCGGCTCGAGCTCGGACCCGAGGGGGCGCTCGTCGCGATCGACGTGCGGACGCGAGAGATCGTCGCGCTCGTCGGCGGCTACGAGGCGGTGCGCGGCGGGCTCGACCGGGCGACGTTCGCGCGGCGGCAGCCTGGGTCGACGTTCAAGGCGTTCGTCTACGGCTACGGCATCCACGCGCGCACGCTGACGCCGGCGACGATCCTCGACACCGATCCGCTGGCCATCGCCGGGTACAAGCCGCAGAACTACGATGAGAGCGAGGGGGAGTCGCCGGCGCGGCTCCGGGAGGCCGTGGCGCACAGCGTGAACGTGGCCGCGGTGTCGGCGCTGTCGCGCGTCGGCGCCTCGAACGTGGTCGCCTTCGCCGGCGCGCTCGGCGTCCAGTCGAAGCTCGGCGCAGACCTGTCGCTCGCCCTCGGCGCCTACGAGGTCACGCCGCGCGAGATGGCCGCCGCGTACGCGAGCATCGCCGCGGGCGGCGTCCACGAGCAGCCGGTCCTGATCACGAAGATCGTCGGGCCCGGCGGGGTGGAGATCCCGCTGCCGCCGCGCCCTCCGGGGCACCGCGTGATGGAGGAGGCGGAGGCCTACGTGCTCACGAGCGTGTTGACGTCGGTCGTGCAGAGCGGGACCGCCAAGCAGGCGCGCTCGCTGGGGCGCCCGATCGCCGGCAAGACGGGGACGACGAACCAGGCGAAGGACACCTGGTTCGTGGGCTACTCGACCGACATCGCGTGCGCCGTGTGGACCGGCTACGACGACGCGGCGCCGCTCGGCAACGGCGAGGTGGGCGCCACGGCGGCGCTGCCGGCGTTCGTGGACTTCATGAAGCAGGCGCACGCGAAGCGCCCGGCCGCCGATTTCCCGGTGCCGAGCGGCGTCGTGCGCGTGAAGATCGATCCGCGGACGGGTCTCCTCGCGCGCGAGGGGCAGGAAGACGCCATCGAGGAGGTGTTCGTCGCCGGGACGGAGCCGACCGAGGAGGCGCAGGTCCCCGAGACGGACGCGGGCGCGGAGCCGGCGGACGGCGGGGCGCCAGCCGAGCCGCAGGGAACCGCGCCGGCGCCAGGGGAGGAGCCGCGGCCGGTAGAGCCGGGGGTCGCGCCAGCGCCGGTCGAGTCAGAGCACGCGCCGGAGCCGGGCCCGCTGCCGGCCGGCGAGACGGCGCCGCCGCCGTTCTGA
- a CDS encoding serine/threonine-protein kinase, with protein MDAATPRIPPTVRISPSAAARHAGADESDIWQHTPDEVVEGKYRLVRPLGRGGMAEVWLAVHVTLKTELAVKFLSASLTGDAERSRTVLERFRFEAQISARLSARTRHIVAVHDAGVHDDIPYLVMEYIPGRTLFAEVRQKGPIDPVRFGHILDQIGDALTVAHDMGIVHRDLKPSNVMLVDAPGAELTVKVADFGIAKALHGDLGLDRPQETEADVMLGSPNYMSPEQLASPLAVDARADVWALGVLAYEVLTDWTPFHGNSIAEIIVAVSTRDFEPATEIKRSLPPGLDAWFSRALAKGPAQRFASIREMVGAYHAALSAPPPERPAEVAPPRRPRVAPAVALACLTALVGGTAALAARLLDRPRLEQPARLVAPGVRGALQGVALRSPPPPQPTAAEQPASAATPAPPASTASPAPPASAAPAQPRSSQRRPGSDRVAPRATATAAPTVPRRRKEIDKSETF; from the coding sequence GTGGACGCCGCCACGCCCCGCATACCGCCGACCGTGCGGATCAGCCCGAGCGCGGCGGCTCGTCACGCCGGCGCCGACGAGTCGGACATCTGGCAGCACACCCCCGACGAGGTCGTCGAGGGCAAATACCGGCTGGTCCGACCGCTCGGGCGCGGGGGCATGGCCGAGGTCTGGCTCGCCGTGCACGTCACGCTCAAGACCGAGCTCGCCGTGAAGTTCCTCAGCGCCTCGCTGACCGGCGACGCGGAGCGGAGCCGCACCGTCCTGGAGAGGTTCCGGTTCGAGGCCCAGATCTCGGCCCGCCTGAGCGCGCGCACGCGGCACATCGTCGCGGTCCACGACGCGGGGGTTCACGACGACATCCCTTACCTCGTGATGGAGTACATCCCGGGGCGAACGCTGTTCGCCGAGGTGCGCCAGAAGGGACCGATCGATCCGGTGCGCTTCGGGCACATCCTTGATCAGATCGGGGACGCGCTCACCGTGGCGCACGACATGGGCATCGTGCACCGCGACCTGAAGCCCTCGAACGTGATGCTCGTCGACGCGCCCGGCGCGGAGCTGACGGTGAAGGTCGCGGATTTCGGCATCGCCAAGGCGCTGCACGGCGATCTGGGCCTGGATCGACCGCAGGAGACGGAGGCCGACGTCATGCTGGGCTCGCCGAACTACATGAGCCCGGAGCAGCTCGCCTCGCCGCTCGCGGTCGACGCGCGGGCCGATGTCTGGGCGCTCGGCGTGCTGGCCTACGAGGTGCTGACGGACTGGACGCCTTTTCACGGCAACAGCATCGCGGAGATCATCGTGGCGGTCAGCACCCGCGATTTCGAGCCTGCCACGGAGATCAAGCGGTCGCTTCCCCCGGGGCTCGACGCCTGGTTCTCGCGCGCCCTCGCGAAGGGGCCGGCGCAGCGGTTCGCCTCGATCCGCGAGATGGTCGGGGCCTACCACGCCGCGCTCTCGGCGCCGCCGCCCGAGCGGCCCGCGGAGGTCGCGCCGCCGCGGCGGCCTCGGGTGGCGCCCGCCGTGGCGCTGGCCTGCCTGACCGCGCTCGTCGGAGGGACCGCCGCGCTGGCGGCGCGCCTGCTCGATCGGCCGCGCCTGGAGCAGCCGGCGCGGCTGGTGGCCCCCGGCGTGCGGGGCGCGCTCCAGGGCGTGGCGCTGCGCTCGCCGCCACCGCCGCAGCCCACCGCAGCCGAGCAGCCGGCCTCCGCGGCGACGCCCGCGCCGCCTGCTTCCACAGCATCGCCCGCGCCGCCGGCCTCCGCAGCGCCTGCGCAGCCGCGCTCGTCCCAGCGCCGCCCCGGGAGTGACAGGGTCGCCCCGCGCGCGACGGCGACCGCCGCGCCCACGGTGCCCCGGCGCCGCAAGGAGATCGACAAGAGTGAGACCTTTTGA
- a CDS encoding bifunctional nucleoside/nucleotide kinase/histidine phosphatase family protein gives MVSLARDSSPIVLAMVGLPARGKTSIARKIARYLSWLGHPTRLFNVGNYRRAHLGTAQPHQFFDPNNTEGRQALLGMAMTALDDLIGWLSSGGEVAIYDATNSTRARRNLVTERCQAHGFPVVFIESICNDESIIETNVRETKLRSPDYQGVDPEAALRDFRARIAHYARAYEPLGEPERSYIKIIDVGRQVVLNRIHGYLPARLVPLLMNMHLTPHPIWLTRHGESVFNEKGLLGGDSDLSARGDEYAKNLSAFIRERAGDEHVNVWTSTLRRTIQTARPMTQNHVAWRALDEIDAGVCEGMTYEEIRQQMPEVFNARAADKFRYRYPRGESYEDVIQRLDPLIIQLERQRSPVLVIGHQAVLRALYAYLVDRPAPSCPTLPIPLHTVIELTPTAYACEERRFQLAPAVQGGDSSTAHP, from the coding sequence ATGGTCTCGCTCGCGCGCGACTCCTCGCCGATCGTGCTCGCCATGGTGGGCCTGCCCGCCCGCGGGAAGACGTCCATCGCCCGCAAGATCGCGCGGTACCTGTCGTGGCTCGGCCACCCCACGCGGCTCTTCAACGTGGGCAACTACCGCCGCGCGCACCTCGGCACCGCGCAGCCGCACCAGTTCTTCGACCCCAACAACACCGAGGGACGCCAGGCGCTCCTCGGCATGGCGATGACCGCCCTCGACGACCTCATCGGCTGGCTCAGCTCCGGCGGGGAGGTGGCGATCTACGACGCCACGAACAGCACGCGCGCTCGCCGGAACCTCGTCACCGAGCGCTGCCAGGCGCACGGCTTCCCGGTCGTCTTCATCGAGTCGATCTGCAACGACGAGTCGATCATCGAGACCAACGTCCGCGAGACGAAGCTCCGCTCGCCGGACTACCAGGGCGTCGACCCGGAGGCGGCGCTGCGCGACTTCCGCGCGCGCATCGCGCACTACGCCCGCGCGTACGAGCCGCTCGGCGAGCCCGAGCGGAGCTACATCAAGATCATCGACGTCGGCCGCCAGGTCGTGCTGAACCGCATCCACGGCTACCTGCCGGCGCGCCTCGTCCCGCTCTTGATGAACATGCACCTCACGCCGCACCCGATCTGGCTGACGCGCCACGGGGAGAGCGTGTTCAACGAGAAGGGGCTGCTCGGCGGCGACTCCGATCTCAGCGCGCGCGGCGACGAGTACGCGAAGAACCTCTCCGCGTTCATCCGCGAGCGGGCCGGCGACGAGCACGTCAACGTCTGGACGAGCACGCTGCGCCGCACCATCCAGACCGCGCGCCCCATGACGCAGAACCACGTCGCCTGGCGCGCCCTCGACGAGATCGACGCGGGCGTCTGCGAGGGCATGACGTACGAAGAGATCCGCCAGCAGATGCCCGAGGTCTTCAACGCGCGCGCGGCCGACAAGTTCCGCTACCGCTACCCGCGCGGCGAGTCCTACGAGGACGTCATCCAGCGCCTCGACCCGCTCATCATCCAGCTCGAGCGCCAGCGCTCTCCCGTGCTCGTGATCGGCCACCAGGCGGTGCTGCGCGCGCTCTACGCCTACCTCGTGGATCGCCCGGCGCCCTCGTGTCCGACGCTGCCGATCCCGCTGCACACAGTCATCGAGCTGACCCCGACGGCGTATGCCTGCGAGGAGCGCCGCTTCCAGCTCGCGCCCGCCGTCCAGGGCGGCGACTCGAGCACCGCGCACCCCTGA
- a CDS encoding serine/threonine-protein kinase, giving the protein MAAGPDPNIGRDLLGGQFQILQKIGSGGMGSVYKAAQPAMNRMVAVKILHPKLANRKDLVSRFRREARAMSHLTHPNTVKVLLYGELEDGSLYIVMEYLEGKNLNQVVRKEGPLPVERAIPVLIQVCGALQEAHIQGIVHRDLKPENIFLSTNGGLKDYPKVLDFGLAKVTERELRPGSVMLTQEGMVFGTPEFMSPEQAQGKVLDARSDIYSLATILYEVLTGKLPFEARTPMEYIQHHVTRNPIPLDDRVPGKQFPPGLSAVLAKALEKRPEDRFESAAEFADALKPFAGGAGKGYTAMMPKKANAALEQASKQHAAALQANKAPAPSAFKSPAKTVKMVQQPPAPSAKPAPAPAPLAKQPTKAPAKAEAKPLLLVGIAAGCLIAGILITIVAMRLFQG; this is encoded by the coding sequence ATGGCTGCCGGTCCGGACCCGAATATCGGTCGAGATCTGCTCGGAGGGCAGTTCCAGATCCTTCAGAAGATCGGCTCCGGCGGCATGGGGTCGGTCTACAAGGCCGCGCAGCCGGCGATGAACCGGATGGTGGCGGTGAAGATCCTCCACCCCAAGCTCGCGAACCGGAAGGATCTCGTCTCCCGCTTCCGCCGCGAGGCGCGGGCGATGAGCCACCTCACGCACCCGAACACGGTCAAGGTGCTGCTCTACGGCGAGCTCGAGGACGGCTCGCTGTACATCGTGATGGAGTACCTGGAGGGCAAGAACCTGAACCAGGTGGTCCGCAAGGAAGGGCCGCTGCCCGTCGAGCGCGCGATCCCGGTCCTCATCCAGGTCTGCGGCGCGCTGCAGGAGGCGCACATCCAGGGGATCGTGCACCGCGATCTCAAGCCCGAGAACATCTTCCTGTCGACCAACGGCGGGCTGAAGGACTACCCGAAGGTGCTCGACTTCGGCCTCGCGAAGGTGACGGAGCGGGAGCTCAGGCCGGGGTCGGTGATGCTCACGCAGGAGGGCATGGTCTTCGGGACGCCGGAGTTCATGTCGCCCGAGCAAGCGCAGGGCAAGGTGCTCGACGCGCGCAGCGACATCTACTCGCTCGCGACCATCCTGTACGAGGTGCTCACGGGCAAGCTGCCGTTCGAGGCGCGGACGCCCATGGAGTACATCCAGCACCACGTGACGAGGAACCCGATCCCGCTCGACGACCGCGTCCCCGGGAAGCAGTTTCCGCCGGGGCTCAGCGCGGTGCTCGCCAAGGCGCTCGAGAAGCGGCCCGAGGATCGGTTCGAGTCGGCCGCGGAGTTCGCTGACGCGCTCAAGCCGTTCGCGGGCGGCGCGGGCAAGGGCTACACGGCGATGATGCCGAAGAAGGCGAACGCGGCGCTCGAGCAAGCGTCGAAACAGCACGCCGCCGCGCTCCAGGCGAACAAGGCGCCCGCGCCGTCCGCGTTCAAGTCGCCGGCGAAGACGGTGAAGATGGTCCAGCAGCCGCCGGCGCCGTCCGCGAAGCCGGCGCCCGCGCCGGCGCCCCTCGCCAAGCAGCCCACCAAGGCGCCGGCCAAGGCGGAGGCGAAGCCGTTGCTCCTCGTCGGCATCGCGGCGGGCTGCCTGATCGCGGGCATCCTGATCACCATCGTGGCCATGCGGCTGTTCCAGGGCTGA
- a CDS encoding tetratricopeptide repeat protein, translating to MRPFERRLITLCSAALLAAAPARALAVGAEEDAKTLFARGRELRSAGQCDQAVIAFRSALEIYPEGLGALRNIAECEEELGRYASARRDWWDLRRAALQSNEAKYAGWTEDAEARYRALGSKVGTLTVRLKGAEGKPPVQVVLDGKPLDPRLLGVELERDLGAHTVELFYGGAAPIAERAELAPGARQVVTLTVPAPLPARDAPSAPSASGTPPSGIRMGGYVALGVGGAGAIATVVALAVRAGALSAVEDGCSPAGGGAYECPPSLQGDYDTGKTASTLASVFAGVGLVGIGAGVTLLLLSPSEPTPPAPGKPAAELVLTPTPGGLGSRLLVRF from the coding sequence GTGAGACCTTTTGAGCGACGGCTCATCACGCTCTGCAGCGCCGCCTTGCTCGCGGCGGCGCCGGCGCGCGCGCTCGCCGTCGGGGCCGAGGAGGACGCGAAGACGCTGTTCGCCCGGGGCCGCGAGCTGCGGAGCGCCGGACAGTGCGACCAGGCGGTCATCGCCTTCCGGAGCGCGCTGGAGATCTACCCCGAGGGGCTCGGCGCGCTCAGGAACATCGCCGAGTGCGAGGAGGAGCTCGGCCGTTATGCCTCGGCGAGGCGAGACTGGTGGGATCTCCGGCGCGCCGCGCTCCAGTCCAACGAGGCGAAGTACGCCGGGTGGACGGAGGACGCCGAGGCCCGCTACCGGGCGCTCGGCAGCAAGGTCGGGACGTTGACCGTCCGGCTGAAAGGCGCCGAGGGGAAGCCGCCGGTCCAGGTGGTGCTGGACGGCAAGCCCCTCGACCCGAGGCTCCTCGGCGTCGAGCTCGAGCGCGATCTCGGCGCCCACACGGTCGAGCTGTTCTACGGCGGCGCCGCGCCCATCGCGGAGCGCGCCGAGCTCGCGCCTGGCGCCCGTCAGGTCGTGACGCTGACCGTGCCCGCGCCGCTCCCGGCGCGCGACGCGCCCTCCGCGCCGAGCGCCTCCGGCACGCCGCCCAGCGGCATTCGCATGGGCGGCTACGTCGCGCTCGGCGTCGGCGGCGCGGGCGCGATCGCGACCGTCGTGGCGCTGGCCGTGCGCGCCGGCGCGCTGTCCGCGGTCGAGGACGGGTGCTCCCCCGCCGGCGGAGGTGCCTACGAGTGCCCGCCGTCGCTCCAGGGCGACTACGACACGGGCAAGACCGCCTCGACGCTCGCCAGCGTCTTCGCCGGCGTCGGCCTGGTCGGGATCGGCGCCGGCGTCACGCTGCTCCTGCTGAGCCCTTCCGAGCCCACGCCGCCGGCCCCTGGCAAGCCGGCGGCAGAGCTCGTCCTCACGCCGACCCCGGGCGGCCTCGGCTCGCGCCTGCTCGTGAGGTTTTGA